A section of the Pedobacter sp. HDW13 genome encodes:
- a CDS encoding alpha-galactosidase: MSATVIPYGKAGKIDYNLKTGTFTVFNGEVLLLAQGFSEVGYQNKTLSSKNYTQITYTKRAVKDAFGQGIKHTFLLKQDGLPNMQQIIYTYAQRDYFFISVSITGSNLATNRMVPLKGNLMDSQMKDEATSLFVPFDNDTFISYQAVPFQANVTNPSAEVTALYYNPSRKGYVIGSVEHRNWKTGVITTMDAAKEITVEAICGYTNESITRDKIAHGYLKGNTVASASIFFGSFSDWRSGMETYAKANRIAEPPVIFKWKSPTPVGWNSWGAMQEKITLEKANQVVDFFADSLKSFRSEGVAYIDLDSYWDNLLKGGLTGDYSKLKAFADHARARGLKPGIYWAPFVDWGFAGGSNRRAEGTNYTFGEMWTKVGSGYHDIDGTRALDPTHPGTQQRIATVINKFKECGFEMIKIDFLGHAAIESEHFYDPKISTGMQAYQAGMEFLLKQLDDKMLVYAAISPSLASGRYVHVRRIACDAFKSIHDTEYTLNGVSNGWWQTYLYDFIDADHVVFGDQSDSENTARFLSAIVTGTCITGDDFSRQGKWTNRAQRLLNNTEILKILQDGKAFVPVEGNKGKSASPLFVKQVGNVTYLAIFNYSNAEQKINLDFSRIGLKTSEKYNATDLITQKTASIQDNHLLKLAAKDALIFKIILKK, encoded by the coding sequence GTGTCGGCAACCGTTATTCCATATGGTAAAGCAGGCAAAATAGATTATAACCTTAAAACTGGTACTTTTACTGTTTTTAACGGAGAGGTTTTGCTGCTGGCCCAGGGCTTTTCGGAAGTGGGCTATCAAAATAAAACGCTTAGCTCCAAAAACTACACGCAAATTACTTATACAAAAAGGGCAGTAAAAGATGCTTTTGGACAGGGAATCAAGCATACCTTTTTATTAAAACAAGATGGCTTGCCCAACATGCAGCAAATCATTTATACCTATGCCCAGCGCGATTACTTCTTCATTTCTGTAAGCATAACAGGCAGTAATCTGGCCACAAACCGAATGGTACCTTTAAAGGGAAATCTGATGGATAGCCAGATGAAGGATGAAGCCACCAGCTTATTTGTGCCTTTTGATAACGATACCTTTATTTCTTATCAGGCCGTTCCATTTCAAGCCAATGTTACCAATCCGAGTGCCGAGGTTACGGCTTTATACTATAATCCATCGCGAAAGGGTTATGTGATAGGCTCTGTTGAGCATCGCAACTGGAAAACCGGAGTCATCACTACAATGGATGCTGCTAAAGAAATAACTGTTGAGGCCATTTGCGGTTACACCAACGAAAGCATTACCCGCGATAAAATAGCGCACGGTTATCTGAAAGGAAATACAGTGGCTTCGGCCAGTATATTTTTTGGCAGTTTTAGCGATTGGCGTTCAGGGATGGAAACTTATGCTAAAGCAAACCGAATAGCCGAGCCACCTGTAATTTTTAAGTGGAAAAGCCCTACGCCAGTGGGTTGGAATAGTTGGGGAGCCATGCAGGAGAAAATTACCTTAGAAAAAGCCAATCAGGTAGTCGATTTTTTTGCCGATAGCCTTAAATCATTCAGGAGTGAAGGGGTAGCTTATATCGACCTCGATTCGTACTGGGATAATTTACTTAAAGGAGGTTTAACCGGTGATTATTCAAAACTCAAAGCTTTTGCCGACCATGCGAGAGCAAGAGGTTTAAAACCCGGGATCTACTGGGCACCTTTTGTAGATTGGGGTTTTGCAGGTGGCAGCAACCGCAGGGCCGAGGGAACCAATTATACTTTTGGCGAAATGTGGACCAAAGTTGGATCGGGTTATCACGATATTGATGGTACACGTGCTTTAGATCCCACACATCCGGGAACCCAACAACGCATTGCAACTGTAATTAATAAGTTTAAGGAATGCGGTTTTGAAATGATTAAAATCGACTTTTTAGGTCATGCTGCAATCGAATCGGAACATTTTTACGATCCTAAAATTAGCACGGGCATGCAGGCTTACCAGGCTGGTATGGAATTTTTGCTTAAACAGCTCGATGATAAAATGTTGGTTTATGCTGCTATTTCGCCCAGTTTGGCTTCTGGTAGGTATGTACATGTGCGCCGGATTGCCTGCGATGCCTTTAAATCGATACACGATACCGAATATACTTTAAATGGTGTAAGCAACGGGTGGTGGCAAACCTATTTGTACGATTTTATTGATGCCGACCATGTGGTGTTTGGCGATCAATCCGACTCAGAAAATACTGCCCGCTTTTTATCAGCCATTGTTACAGGTACCTGCATTACAGGCGATGATTTTTCCCGCCAGGGTAAATGGACAAACAGGGCACAACGCTTATTGAATAACACCGAAATCCTTAAAATTTTGCAGGATGGAAAAGCATTTGTACCGGTAGAAGGGAACAAAGGCAAATCGGCCTCGCCGCTTTTTGTAAAACAGGTTGGAAATGTGACTTATCTGGCCATATTCAATTACAGCAATGCTGAACAAAAAATCAACCTCGACTTTTCCCGTATTGGGTTAAAAACCAGCGAAAAATACAACGCTACTGATCTCATTACTCAAAAAACAGCTTCCATTCAGGATAATCATTTATTAAAACTGGCTGCAAAAGATGCACTGATTTTCAAAATAATCTTAAAAAAATAA
- a CDS encoding glycoside hydrolase N-terminal domain-containing protein, with protein sequence MTREQIVLNDITLWSGGKQDANNYEAYKSLPKIRQLILEGKNDEAQALVNRDFVCKGPGSGGAIWGKYQTLGNLQLDYTYPGEKDVKPAFYKRTLSLDKAVATTEFTLNGVKYKRAYFCSFNNDINVIRLTADQPGKLNCNISISRPEKATLASEGKDLLMFGQLDNGTDGKGMKYQSRVSTSIKGGSVITTDNIIQIKNATEILIYVAAETNFKHADFEARVKNTLQQAKKTAYAVELAKHNANFAKLFNRLKINLGEGEAAKLPTDIRLEHFYKDYQNDVSLAALFFQFSRYLSISSTRVGLLPPNLQGLWANQINTPWNGDYHLDVNVQMNHFAIEQANLSELNLPLAELVRSLTIPGAKTAKAYYNANGWIAHVITNVWGCTEPGESASWGASNAGSGWLCSNLWDHFAFSQDLNYLKSIYPVLKGSAEFYKSALVKDPKTGWLVTSPSVSPENTFYLPNGKTASISMGPTIDNQIVRELFNHVITAAKLLKTDATFSASLEEKLKSIPPVGLISKDGRIQEWLEDYKETDPQHRHISHLYGVYPAGLITPVTTPALAEAAKKTLEVRGDDGPSWSIAYKQLFWARLLDGNRAFKLLREILKPTLRTDMNYGAGGGVYPNMLSAGPPFQIDGNFGAAAGIAEMLIQSHDGFIELLPAIPDAWKAFGEIKGLKARGNFTVDMSWRDGKITHYRIASPKPQKVKLKINGILNQITSTKL encoded by the coding sequence ATAACGAGAGAGCAGATTGTACTGAACGATATTACTTTATGGAGTGGGGGCAAGCAGGATGCCAACAACTACGAAGCTTACAAAAGTCTTCCTAAAATCAGACAACTGATACTGGAAGGCAAAAACGATGAGGCCCAGGCACTCGTAAACCGCGATTTTGTTTGTAAAGGACCAGGCTCGGGCGGTGCAATCTGGGGAAAATACCAAACCCTGGGTAATTTGCAGCTTGATTATACGTATCCTGGTGAAAAAGACGTAAAACCAGCGTTTTACAAAAGAACTTTATCGTTGGATAAGGCAGTGGCTACAACCGAATTTACCCTCAACGGCGTAAAATATAAAAGAGCATATTTCTGCAGTTTTAATAATGATATAAATGTTATTCGCCTTACGGCTGATCAGCCCGGAAAGCTAAATTGCAATATTTCCATAAGCAGGCCCGAAAAAGCGACTTTGGCCAGCGAAGGTAAGGACCTGTTGATGTTTGGTCAGCTGGATAATGGCACCGATGGCAAAGGCATGAAATACCAGAGCCGGGTAAGTACAAGTATTAAAGGTGGCTCGGTAATTACCACAGATAATATCATTCAGATAAAAAATGCTACCGAAATACTGATTTACGTTGCAGCAGAAACCAATTTTAAACATGCTGATTTTGAGGCACGTGTTAAGAATACTTTGCAACAGGCCAAAAAAACGGCCTATGCAGTTGAACTGGCCAAACACAATGCTAATTTTGCGAAGCTTTTTAACCGTTTAAAAATCAATTTGGGCGAAGGCGAAGCCGCTAAACTACCTACCGATATAAGGCTCGAGCATTTCTACAAAGACTACCAAAACGATGTTTCGCTAGCTGCCCTGTTTTTTCAATTTAGCCGCTATTTAAGCATCAGCAGTACCCGGGTCGGACTTTTGCCACCCAATTTGCAGGGTTTGTGGGCCAACCAGATCAATACCCCATGGAATGGCGACTACCACCTGGATGTGAACGTGCAAATGAACCATTTCGCTATTGAACAAGCTAACCTTTCGGAACTTAATCTGCCCCTGGCAGAACTGGTGAGGAGCTTAACCATACCGGGCGCAAAAACCGCAAAAGCTTATTACAATGCAAACGGATGGATTGCCCATGTAATTACCAATGTATGGGGATGTACAGAACCGGGAGAAAGTGCCTCATGGGGTGCCTCCAATGCAGGTTCAGGCTGGTTATGCAGTAACCTTTGGGATCATTTCGCCTTTAGTCAGGATTTAAATTACCTGAAAAGCATTTATCCAGTACTAAAAGGTTCGGCCGAATTTTATAAAAGTGCCCTGGTTAAAGACCCGAAAACAGGCTGGCTGGTTACTTCACCATCGGTTTCGCCCGAGAATACTTTTTATCTGCCGAATGGAAAAACGGCCAGCATTTCGATGGGACCAACCATTGATAACCAGATTGTACGCGAGCTTTTTAACCATGTAATTACTGCAGCCAAATTGCTTAAAACCGATGCCACGTTCAGTGCTTCACTAGAGGAAAAACTAAAATCCATCCCGCCGGTTGGACTAATCAGCAAAGATGGCCGCATACAAGAGTGGCTGGAAGATTACAAGGAAACCGATCCGCAACATCGCCATATTTCACATTTATACGGCGTTTATCCGGCTGGTTTAATTACGCCGGTAACTACGCCTGCTTTGGCCGAGGCTGCTAAAAAAACACTGGAAGTGCGCGGTGACGATGGACCAAGCTGGTCGATTGCCTACAAACAGTTGTTCTGGGCCCGTTTACTGGATGGAAACCGTGCTTTTAAGCTTTTAAGGGAAATTTTAAAACCTACCTTGCGTACCGATATGAATTACGGTGCCGGTGGCGGGGTTTATCCAAATATGTTATCGGCCGGACCACCATTCCAGATTGATGGAAACTTTGGTGCTGCAGCAGGTATTGCCGAAATGCTCATTCAGAGTCACGATGGCTTTATCGAATTGTTGCCCGCTATACCCGACGCGTGGAAAGCATTTGGCGAAATTAAAGGACTAAAAGCCCGTGGCAATTTTACAGTTGATATGAGCTGGAGAGATGGTAAGATTACCCATTACCGCATTGCCTCGCCAAAACCGCAAAAAGTAAAACTTAAAATAAACGGTATATTGAACCAAATAACTTCAACCAAACTTTAA
- a CDS encoding glycoside hydrolase N-terminal domain-containing protein, whose protein sequence is MKLMYLKQLTVIACFSLLIGKNATAQQKPLSLWYDKPAKIWEETLPLGNGKLGMTPDGE, encoded by the coding sequence ATGAAACTAATGTATTTAAAACAACTTACTGTTATTGCGTGCTTTTCGCTTCTCATTGGTAAAAATGCCACAGCCCAGCAAAAGCCCCTAAGCCTTTGGTATGATAAACCTGCCAAAATTTGGGAAGAAACACTACCACTTGGTAATGGCAAGCTGGGCATGACCCCTGACGGGGAATAA
- a CDS encoding DUF4998 domain-containing protein codes for MKSIYKISGLLLLLVTLIISCTKDDLAFKEFLKDGEMVYPGRVANIITKPGNLRTALWWNPSPDPSVTKYVVYWNNNGDSAVVNSTTHNPLDTVKVILSNLKEYTYTFTVYSYDAQGHRSIPIEARNVRVFGPLYQSGLLNRPYNATNPYVVNSNGSVQLNFNTPDTINVNTIVRYTNNAGASVDKTLLPKDTAITLTDYKAGTDILYKSAFIPGKGSLDIFTVSDFSTFPKIFTYVLCDRSLFSEVRLPGDAPTYESGTSISKLWDGSVGPQGYPNIFHSAGNSGMPHVITFDLGKVYTNLSRIEETGRDCCNNPDRFEVWGTADLTNATTSLSASNSGWPAEATSKGWVLLKDITRSDDGKNPFTSELDNGGKPIRYIRIRIKHVTTGDGNYSNMSEIRFWNKQ; via the coding sequence ATGAAAAGTATATATAAAATAAGTGGTTTGTTGCTGCTGCTGGTAACCCTGATCATCAGCTGTACCAAAGATGATCTTGCTTTTAAAGAATTTTTAAAAGATGGCGAGATGGTTTATCCCGGTCGTGTGGCAAACATCATTACCAAACCGGGCAACTTGCGCACTGCACTCTGGTGGAACCCAAGTCCCGACCCAAGTGTAACCAAATACGTGGTATACTGGAACAACAACGGCGATTCGGCGGTGGTGAATTCGACCACGCATAATCCGCTCGATACCGTTAAAGTAATCCTTTCGAACCTGAAAGAATATACCTATACTTTTACGGTTTACTCTTACGACGCGCAAGGGCACAGGTCTATCCCAATTGAGGCCAGAAATGTGCGGGTTTTTGGTCCGCTTTACCAATCGGGATTGTTAAACAGGCCTTACAACGCTACCAACCCTTATGTGGTAAACAGCAATGGTTCGGTTCAGCTCAATTTTAATACACCCGACACCATTAATGTGAATACCATTGTGCGTTACACCAATAATGCCGGAGCCAGCGTAGATAAAACGCTTTTACCAAAAGATACTGCTATTACCCTTACTGATTATAAAGCCGGGACAGATATTCTTTACAAATCAGCTTTTATCCCCGGTAAAGGTTCGCTGGATATATTTACGGTATCAGATTTTTCGACCTTCCCTAAAATCTTTACTTATGTACTATGCGACAGGTCGTTATTTAGCGAAGTGCGTTTACCGGGTGATGCCCCAACTTACGAATCGGGAACCAGTATTAGTAAGTTGTGGGATGGAAGTGTTGGGCCACAAGGTTATCCCAATATTTTCCACAGCGCAGGCAACAGTGGTATGCCACATGTAATTACTTTCGATTTGGGCAAGGTTTACACCAATTTATCGCGGATAGAGGAAACCGGCCGCGATTGCTGTAATAATCCCGATCGTTTCGAAGTTTGGGGAACTGCCGATTTAACCAATGCAACTACTAGCTTATCGGCCAGTAACAGCGGATGGCCGGCCGAAGCAACCAGTAAAGGTTGGGTACTTTTAAAAGACATTACCAGATCAGACGATGGTAAAAATCCTTTTACATCTGAATTGGATAATGGAGGCAAACCGATTCGTTATATTCGCATCCGGATTAAACATGTAACCACAGGCGATGGTAACTATAGCAATATGAGTGAAATCAGGTTCTGGAACAAGCAGTAA
- a CDS encoding DUF5000 domain-containing lipoprotein, with protein MKNIKHSIYLALIAAVLASLAACKKMESYNDPASSDMTKPGVVTNVKVDNFNGGAYITYSLPNSKNLLYVLAQYKINGVTTRETKSSYYSDSIMVDGFAKKQGYDVTLYAVSRAEVKSDPIVVKVNPDTPPYLLAKPSINAEPDFGGIKVTGTNPAKSNLGVILLSVNDNNSSDVIDQHYGKTDVISYSVRGYAPVAKKIGYYVTDNFGNISDTTYKTITPFFETLLDRGKFFQYRLPSDGVIAYGWDLPYLWDGKTDGNSNGWHTAPGGAMPAIATFGLGISAKLSRFILWERPDGGDKFAFGHGNPKVFSVWGSDVAAPRDAQLPLSAPEGTVIGDWINMGNYNYPNPPSGATPVAHTTADNDFVKAGVSFNFPLTNPKVRYIRLSVSTTWSSGTFAHAMEMAFYGDPR; from the coding sequence ATGAAAAATATTAAACATAGTATTTACCTGGCGCTTATTGCTGCTGTTTTGGCAAGCCTTGCAGCCTGCAAAAAAATGGAAAGCTATAACGATCCTGCTTCTTCAGATATGACCAAGCCGGGAGTGGTAACCAACGTTAAAGTCGATAATTTTAATGGCGGAGCTTACATTACCTATTCTTTGCCCAATTCTAAAAATCTTTTGTATGTGTTGGCGCAGTATAAAATAAACGGGGTAACCACTCGCGAAACTAAATCGAGCTATTATTCTGATTCGATTATGGTTGATGGTTTTGCTAAAAAACAAGGTTACGATGTTACCCTGTATGCGGTAAGCAGGGCAGAGGTTAAATCAGATCCGATTGTGGTTAAGGTTAATCCCGATACCCCACCTTATTTATTGGCCAAACCCAGTATCAATGCTGAGCCAGATTTCGGTGGAATTAAAGTTACCGGAACCAACCCTGCAAAAAGTAATCTCGGTGTTATTTTGCTTTCGGTAAACGATAACAACAGTTCTGATGTGATCGATCAGCATTATGGCAAAACAGATGTAATCAGTTATTCGGTTAGGGGCTATGCACCTGTGGCCAAAAAAATTGGTTACTACGTTACCGATAACTTTGGGAACATTTCTGATACCACCTACAAAACCATTACCCCATTTTTCGAAACCCTTTTGGATAGGGGGAAATTCTTTCAGTACAGACTACCATCTGATGGAGTTATTGCATATGGCTGGGATTTACCTTATCTGTGGGATGGAAAAACCGATGGGAACTCTAATGGCTGGCACACCGCGCCAGGTGGTGCAATGCCTGCAATTGCGACTTTTGGTTTAGGCATAAGCGCTAAATTAAGCCGCTTTATTTTATGGGAAAGACCCGATGGTGGCGATAAATTTGCATTTGGTCACGGAAATCCAAAGGTGTTTTCGGTATGGGGTTCTGATGTAGCTGCCCCACGCGATGCGCAATTGCCTTTATCGGCACCCGAAGGAACGGTTATCGGCGACTGGATTAACATGGGCAATTACAATTATCCTAATCCGCCGTCTGGTGCCACTCCGGTAGCGCATACCACTGCAGATAACGATTTTGTAAAAGCAGGTGTAAGTTTCAATTTCCCCTTAACTAACCCTAAAGTGCGTTATATCCGTTTATCGGTAAGCACAACATGGTCGAGCGGTACGTTTGCACATGCCATGGAAATGGCCTTTTACGGCGATCCGAGATAG
- a CDS encoding RagB/SusD family nutrient uptake outer membrane protein — translation MCFEGQSGWDLRRWKELQAVLSSPIQGWSINNADAVNYYRPTTQFIPVFGLKDYLWPIRSSDLVVNPNLVQNPYW, via the coding sequence TTGTGTTTTGAAGGCCAGAGCGGATGGGATTTAAGAAGGTGGAAAGAATTGCAGGCCGTGCTAAGCAGCCCGATACAGGGTTGGAGCATTAACAATGCTGATGCCGTAAACTATTACCGGCCAACTACCCAGTTCATTCCTGTTTTTGGCCTGAAAGATTACCTGTGGCCTATCAGGAGTTCCGATCTGGTAGTGAATCCAAACCTTGTTCAAAATCCTTATTGGTAG
- a CDS encoding RagB/SusD family nutrient uptake outer membrane protein — protein MKTIKTYFKYSCILLMLCTFASCKKYLDVTPDDIGTLDYAFRNRNEAENYLYSCYAYLQRMNDMATNPGFTTSSELIYSNTLDNFQGFNPTGFNLLRGTQTAARPGLNTWDGQEGSYSLWRSIRICNIMLENIDKPIDLGAAEKKRWIAETKFLKAYYHYVLFKMYGPIPLIKTNLAINSSTDEVRVKRVPVDETVDYIVSLLDEAAADLPAVISSQATELGRITSVIALSVKADVLATAASPLFNGNPDYAGFKDKDGISLFPAAYDAQKWKKAADAAKIAITAAEAQGIKLYTFSAPSTVGKLSDSLKRELDVQNAVAERWELNSEIIWASNPEFNYQGFSTPRLTAKSAVNIFSNPSTFSAPIATQELFYTVNGVPIAEDKTWDYAGRNTIKAGDNASRYYIQQGYETIKGHFARETRFYADMAFDGGIWFGNGRNFQDSPSAPLYYVSARGSGFAAPSDNIRLNITGYWPKKLVSYASVYDDGFQSSPFRMPLIRLAGLYLLYAEALNEVNGPTADVFTYIDKVRQRAGLQGYKFRGQTFQKVRISLIPKMV, from the coding sequence ATGAAAACGATAAAAACATATTTCAAATACAGTTGCATCCTTTTAATGCTTTGCACTTTTGCATCCTGTAAAAAATACCTCGATGTTACCCCCGATGACATTGGTACATTAGATTATGCATTCAGGAACCGGAACGAGGCCGAGAACTACCTGTATTCTTGCTATGCCTATTTGCAGCGCATGAATGATATGGCTACCAATCCTGGCTTTACCACTTCATCAGAGTTAATTTATTCGAATACGCTCGATAATTTTCAGGGTTTTAATCCTACAGGTTTTAACCTGTTGCGCGGAACACAAACTGCTGCGAGACCCGGTTTAAATACCTGGGATGGGCAGGAAGGCAGTTACAGTCTTTGGCGTTCGATCAGGATCTGTAATATCATGCTCGAAAACATCGACAAACCAATTGACCTTGGGGCTGCTGAAAAGAAACGCTGGATTGCAGAAACCAAATTCTTAAAAGCTTATTACCATTACGTTTTATTTAAAATGTACGGGCCAATCCCTTTAATTAAAACCAACCTGGCCATCAACAGCTCAACCGACGAAGTGCGGGTAAAAAGAGTACCTGTTGATGAAACTGTTGATTACATTGTATCACTTTTAGACGAAGCTGCGGCAGATTTACCTGCAGTGATTAGCAGTCAGGCTACAGAGCTGGGCCGCATTACCAGTGTAATTGCCCTTTCGGTTAAAGCCGATGTGCTGGCCACGGCTGCAAGTCCGTTGTTTAACGGCAATCCGGATTATGCAGGTTTTAAAGATAAAGACGGGATAAGCCTTTTCCCGGCTGCCTACGATGCGCAAAAATGGAAAAAAGCTGCCGATGCGGCTAAAATAGCCATCACAGCTGCCGAAGCACAAGGCATTAAATTATATACTTTTAGTGCACCCTCAACCGTTGGTAAATTATCCGATTCGTTGAAAAGAGAACTGGATGTGCAGAATGCTGTTGCCGAAAGATGGGAACTCAATTCTGAAATTATATGGGCTTCCAACCCCGAGTTTAACTATCAGGGTTTTTCTACACCGAGGCTTACAGCGAAATCGGCGGTAAATATTTTCTCTAATCCCTCTACTTTTTCTGCTCCGATTGCAACACAGGAACTTTTTTATACCGTAAATGGCGTACCGATTGCGGAGGATAAGACCTGGGACTATGCTGGCAGGAACACGATTAAAGCGGGCGATAATGCCAGTCGTTATTATATTCAGCAAGGCTACGAAACCATTAAAGGTCACTTTGCCCGCGAAACCCGTTTTTATGCCGATATGGCTTTCGATGGCGGTATCTGGTTTGGCAATGGCCGTAACTTTCAGGATAGCCCCAGTGCACCTTTATACTATGTTTCGGCCAGGGGAAGTGGTTTTGCCGCCCCAAGCGATAATATCAGGTTGAACATCACCGGTTACTGGCCTAAAAAACTGGTGAGCTATGCCTCAGTTTATGATGATGGTTTTCAGTCGTCGCCATTCCGTATGCCATTAATCCGTTTAGCGGGTTTATACCTTTTATATGCCGAAGCTTTAAACGAAGTTAACGGACCAACTGCAGATGTGTTTACTTACATCGATAAAGTGCGTCAAAGGGCTGGTTTACAGGGGTACAAATTTCGTGGACAAACTTTTCAAAAAGTCCGAATAAGTTTAATACCAAAGATGGTTTAA